The DNA sequence GGCATCCTCCATAATATACTGAATTCTACTCAATGCATCATCCGTATAAATAATAGACGCCGCATAAATATCATCTGCATGCCGATTTGCTTTTCCTATAATCTCCTCTCCCCGTTTCTGGCTACGTCGCTCAGACAGCTCATGCTTCTGTCTGGTAACCTCATATTCATCCATTACCTCATAAACTGCCATATTCAGTTGCTCTAACAAGTCAAACACCTTCTGCTTCTCTACCACAATCATAGCATCATTTTGCTCATAGGTCTGACTCTGTGAAAACAATACATGTATCTCTTTTAAAATACGTTCTATCTTATCTTGTACACTCATATTCCGGTTCCCCTATCCGTTTCTTATTCTCATTTATTATAGGGGATTTATTTTTATGTTGCAACAGGTTTTCATTCTCGACTAAATTAATGTTACGTTAAGAAAAACAGATATAATTTTTAAGAATGTTATGTTATTTTATTACTTATAATAATTATTTTAATCTGTTCAGGGAGGCGTATTTTCATGGAATTTAAACAATTACACAAAAAAGCTTTGTACTGCATGTATGTTTCAACCTTTATTACCACGCTTATTACACTTGCTGTTTTAACTGCAATACTACACTTCACATCCTTATTTTCCAAACCCTTTGTTCCGATTGCTTTTGTAATCATTTTAGCACTGTCCACCATAAATTGTCTTATTAGCCCATTTTTCCGCTACCGCCGTTACCGCTATGCCATTGACGAGGAGTGCATCTACATTAGGGAAGGCTTTTTATGGATTACAGAGACTATTGTTCCGTTGGAAAGACTTCATAAAATTGCCATGTCTCAAGGCCCCATCGACCGTTTCTTCGGCCTTACTAAAGTCGTTGTTACCACAGCCGGAGGAGATGCTGACATAAGTTTTCTGGGATACGAAACCGGCCAGTCCATTACGGATTCCCTAAAGAAAAAGATAAACACAATTGCCTTGGAGGAAAATTATGGAGAATAACAAAATGCGCTGTCATTTCAGCATTATATTTGAAAAGGCCGGAAGCTTTCTTGTCTTCTGGCTCATTCTTGTGGCAAATAAAATAGATGATATCATTGAGGTTATTACCGCACCGGATTTCAGCATAAAATCCATACCTTACATTCTGCCAGTCTGTTTGGGACTTACACTCTTACTTTTGATTATCCTTGGATATCAGTTTCTGGTATGGCGAAAGACTTTTATCTATCTGGACGGAGACACATTTGTAGTAGAGCGAAATACCTTAAATCGCCAAAAAAGTACTTTTGCCATTTCCAGCCTTGCAAATATCAATCTGGAGCAAAACCTCCTGGAACGCCTAATAGGAACTTATCGTTTGAAGCTGGATACCGATAGTTTTTCCACCGCAGATTCTACTGATGTCTCTATCGTGCTTTCTGCTTCAAATGCAACTGCCCTAAAAGAGGAGTTATTGACACTCATGAAAAAGGAACCTCTATCCGAAACTGTCACAGTTTCCGGGGAAACGGAAAACGCTTCTCCAGAAACTATAACCTATGCCTCTACCAAAGAAGTGCTTTCCCATTGTTTTTTCAGTATCCCCACCAGGCTCCTCTTTCTTACTTTTGCTGTTATCATTGGAGTTCCGCTTTACTTATATTTAAATAATATTTCTATACGACATTTTATAATAGATGATATTGCTGGTTCTTCCGGAAATCTTCTTGCTGTTTTTTTGTTGGTAATTACTTATGGATATTCTTTTGCCAAACAACTATTATCATTCTATCATTTCCGCTGCTTTCGCCAGGGAAATGACATTCGAATTCAGTATGGTTTCCTAAAAAATCAGGACTTTACCATTCCCTTGAAGCGTATCAATGCAATTCAGATATCTCAACCGCCACTCTCCCGCCTTACCGGACGGATGCAGGCACAGCTTATTTGTATTGGTGTAGGCGACTCCGAGACTGAAAAGCCACAGCTTACTCTTTGCATGAAAAAAGAAAAATTTTATACACATATGCAAGAATTATTGCCGGAGTTTTCCACAGAAGCGATTCAAGAAATCCACAAATTGCCGAAGGGTTCCGCAACTTCCTACTTCATTTCCTGCCTATCTTTGCTCTTACTATTTAGCGTAGGATATTGGGGGGGAACCGCTTTATTTGGAACCAAAGTTCCTGGCAAAATGCCTCTTTGCATTTGTTACGGAATTACTGTTTTCCTCATTATCCTATATCAATTCCTTCACTATTTTAGTCTTGGAACAGAAATAGAGGAAAAACAACTTGTCATTCACAGTGGTTCCTTTCGGAAGGAAATCTGGCTGATTCCCTACCATAAAATTCAGTATGTAGACCTTCAGCAGAATCCGGTATCACGCTTATTTCAGATTGCAAAGGGAAAAGTACACATTCTGGCATCATTAGGCAATAGCACAGTATCACTTCCCTTTACTTCTCTATCTAAAATTAATGAATTAAAAGAAGAGCTGTTGAATTAAACTTTAATTCAACAACTCTTCCTTTCCTTGATTTTTCTCACTGGCAAATCGATGATACAATTGATAATATGCTTCTTCCCTTTCTTCTGTCACAATATATTCCAGACTTTCTATCAGATTCTCATCTGCCCAGATAAAATCTACAATTTCAGGGGAATATCTTACTCCCTTTTCCTCATTCATCTCCTCCAAAACCATACGAACTGTTTTATCACTCATATAATTTCTTCCAAGGCTGTCTGTAGCCGCATCAATACAGTCACATATCGTTATCAAGTCTATTGCAAACTTGTCCTTACATTTCCGATTATCAAACTCTACAGGATATCCTCCCTCTCCATTATAATACTTATGGTGCCCCAGAATAATATTATAGTACTGTTTCAGACTTTCATAGGAATCTCCACCATTCAAACCATATTGTGGATGTTTCTTTATAGTTTCAAATTCCTGGTCTGTCAGCTTTCGAAGTTGCATATTAATCGTAGTACTAATCAGTAATTTTCCTCTATCATGATGCAATGCTCCGAGTCGAAAGAAGGAAAGAATCTCTCTTTTTCGTCTTTTTACCTCTTCCGGGGTCTTACATCCTAATACCCCTACCACATATTCCGGCTTTCTATCAATAATCTTTCCTGCAACCTCTACCGCCAGCTTCGCCACTCCCCGCACATGAATTTCTGTACTTCCTTGTCTTATCAACAATACTCTTTCATACAATTCCATAGCTTCCTTCTGCTCATAATGCGGTAGCAACTCCATGATTTCGTATACAATAAGCCTATCTACATATGCTTTGTTTCCATCAATCGGGAAACTGGTATAGTACCAAGTTACATCATCTTTCAACTTCTCGTTCCAAGGGAACTGATACTTTTCTCCCCCTTCAAATAACTCCGGCAAAAACAACGGCATCATCCGCACCATATTATTATCGTTATACTGATACCCCTCTCCTCGTTTTATCTCTTGCCACGGCTCTTCTCTATAATATTCATATAGCTTCTCATAGTATTCTTTTTCTGTTATTTTCCCCTGTTTTCTTTCATGTTTCCAGTAATTATAGTACTCACTGGCCCCAAGCCGTTCCTTCTTCTCCCGCAGTTTTTGATAATATTTCTCCTCTATGTCGCGTACTTTTCCAACAACATTTTCACTTCCGGGTTTCAAAAGTTCTGTACATATTTCATCTACTAAAATTGCCTGCATAGATGCAATATCAAAATTCTGATTAAACCGCCCTTTATTTTTTTCCGCTTCATAAAACTCATACGCTTCCATTAAATGAGACATATGAATGGCATTATAATCCTTGTCATCCTCAGTATCCCAATTTGTCCGGTTAAACAGGGAAGCCAAGATTGCTCTTCTCACTACAGGGTCTTTTATCTCTCCATACTGATTCCGATAAGATACCACCTTCTGATAGCATTGATATACTTCCTGACGTATCTGGGGATCATTGATAAATCCTCCAAAATATCCCAGACAAAAATAGCTTAAAATCTGCTTTTCTATATTACTCTTCTGTGTATAATATGGAATAAGCTTTTTTAACACCTCTACCGTAAGGAGACTGTCAAAGGTGACCTCATATGCCATCTTCATAATTTCATCCAAAAAAGTATCTGCTATTTCATCTGTAAATTCCCTGTGTCCTTCTCCCTCTTGCACAAAAGGCAAAATCACTTCCCGGATACATACATTATTTTTCTGAAAAGCTTCTCGCTGAAAGGCTGATTTTTCCTTTAAAAGACAAAACCATTTTTCCTTTTGTTCCGGCTTCATATACAGAAAATACAGGATACTTTCATAATGATCCTGTCTGCGCAAACTTTCTTTATACATTTTGTAAAACTGACGTATCTTTTCTGCTCCGATTTCCTGCATAATAAAGAAGCCCCTTTTCTCAATTACTACATTTCATATATTATAACAGTATTTCCCTTTTGTAAATTATTATTCCGCAAAAAGAAGACAGCTATTCACTGTCTCCTTTGCTCCATTCATACTACCATGAAATCCCACTCATTTTCAATTAGAATCTGAAATCTCTTTCTCCGTTATGAATATTTGCCAGATATTCTATTACCTTTTCCTTTACCTTTGGATTGGTAATGACATCTAATTCCTTTTCAATCAACTTATCCCCTACTGCCTTTGTTTCCGGTGATGCATAGTCTTCCAGATATTCTTTTAAGGTCATCAACGCATTCGGATGACAGCAGTTTACAATCTGACCACTCTTTAGCAATGTCATAAAACGGTCTCCCGTTCTGCCTTCCCGGTAACATGCCGTACAGAAACTCGGAACATAATCCATCTCCATTAACCATTTTACCACTTCGTCTAAAGTACGATTGTCGCTGACATCAAACTGTGCGGAATTCTCTTCCTCCGGTTCCGGTTCTGCATATCCTCCAACACTTGTCTTAGAACCTCCACTAATCTGGGACACGCCAAGATGAAGCACTTTTTCACGACAGGCCTGAGACTCCCGCGTAGAAATAATCATTCCGGTATACGGTACTGCAATTCGAATACATGCTACAATCTTCTGGAAAGTTTCGTCTGAAATACCATTATCAAATACATCCGGATCGATATCGTCTGCGCGACGTACTCTTGGAACACTGATGGTATGCGGCCCTACGCCCTTGTATACTTCTAAGTGCTCTGCATGCATAAGAATTCCCACAAAATCATAACGATAGTTATTTAACCCAAACAAAACTCCCAATCCTACATCATCTATACCACCTTCCATGGCACGGTCCATAGCTTCCGTATGATATGCATAATCATGCTTTGGTCCGGTTGGATGAAGTTTTTCATAAGACTCTTTATTGTAGGTCTCTTGGAATAAAATATAAGTTCCAATTCCTGCTTCCTTCAGTTTCCGATAATTCTCTACTGTAGTTGCTGCAATATTTACGTTTACACGACGGATTGCTCCGTTCTTGTGCTTAATACCATAAATGGTATGGATACACTCTAATATGTACTCAATCGGATTATTTACCGGATCTTCTCCGGCTTCCAATGCCAGACGTTTATGTCCCATATCCTGTAGTGCAGTAACTTCTTTTACAATTTCCTCCTGAGTCAATTTCTTACGAGCAATGTGTTTGTTTTTCGCATGATATGGACAGTACTCACAACCATTGATACAGTAATTAGATAAATACAATGGCGCAAACATAACAATACGGTTACCGTAAAAGTCTTTTTTAATCTGTTCTGCCAGCGCATAGATTTCTTGATTCTTGTCCTCTAATTCACAATCCAGAAGCACCATTGCTTCCTTATGGGACAGTCCTTTTCTTTTTTTGGCCTTTTCTAAAATCTGGTCAATCAATTCCCTATTGTTCTTATTTTTCTCGGCATACTCCAGGGAATCCAAAATTTCCTGATTGTCAATAAATTCTTCTGCCTTTGGTGACATTACATTGTACATAACTTTTCCTCCACTTTTTCTAACTATCTTCATCCGGGTAATCGCCCCGGTCTGTTACCAACTCATATCCTATACTTTCCATCCGTCGATTGAGGCACATACGACATTCTGCCGCTTCATCTCCGGTACAGATTTTATTATCATAAAGTTCATATTTTTTCCGTACCGACGTAGGTGACAAATTCGGCATTACGACATTCGCTCCTGCCTGAATTCCTTTTTCTCTTCCCAATGGATCAATGGTTCCAAGTGCTGTCGTGGACGGCAATAACAATTTCGGCTGCATTAATCGCAACAAACCAATCATAAATAACGTTAATTCTACCGTTCCACCTACCTCTTCTGCAAAAGGTGTTTCATGGTGCGGCACAAATGGTCCAATCCCCACCATATGAGGCTGTAATTCATGAATAAACATCATATCTTCTGCCAGCTGCTCTGGTGTCTGTCCGGGGCTTCCTACCATGAATCCCGTTCCGGTCTGATAACCAATTTCCTTTAAGTTTCTAAGGCACTGTTTTCGATTTTCCGATGATAATTCCGGCGGATGCAATTTTCGATAATGGACATCCTCCGCTGTTTCATGGCGCAATAGGTATCGGTCTGCTCCCGCCTCAAAAAGACGCTGATAACTCTCAAAACTACGTTCTCCCACAGACAATGTCAATGCGCAATCCGGGAAACTTTCTTTTATCGTTCTTACAATATCCTCCAGCTTCTCTTGGGTAAACCATCCATCCTCACCACCCTGAAGCACAAAGGTTCGAAAACCAAGCTCATATCCGGTGGCACAGCATTCCAAAATTTGTTCCTTCGTCAGTCGATAACGTTCTGCTTTTCCATTACTTCTACGGATACCACAATAATAACAGTCGTTTTTGCAGTAATTCGTAAACTCAATCAATCCTCTGGTGTAAACCTTGTTGCCAAAATACTTATGCTGCCAATAACGTGCCTTTTCAAAAAGATATGCAGCCGCTTCTTCATTTCGTCCGGCAATCAACATAGTCCACTCTTCTTTGGCAAGACAATGCTGCTGCTCCAACTTATCAATTAATTCTAATATCATAAAAGCCCTGTACCGAAAGGGTACAGGGCTTACATACACACTACACCGCCAGAACTTCTGCCGGTTTTCCTTTTATGTCTGCACCTTTCCCCTCAGGTATTCCTTTCTGGTCTGGTCTGCTTCTTATTTTATAAGTACATTTCTTTTGAAATAGTGGTTTGTGGTAAGAGTCATTCTATCCACGCACCTTGGTTATCGTAACATGGTTTTCCACAAAATACAACCATTGCACGGAAACAAGTGCACAATTTTGCTTAATTGCAAGTTATTCTAAATCTCAATCAGTTCATATTCCCTGCTGCCAAGGCCAATTTTTTCTGCATGCTCCACGCAGGACTTCCAGTTGGTATCCGGATGGGTCACATGAAAATGATCATGATGTTCATCATGGGTCTTCTCTTTATTGTCACTCAAAACACTTCCTGCAATCACAGGCTGACGGTTGCAAGCATCTGCACACGCCATATCCAACGCTACCGGATCAAAGGATGCAAACATTCCTACATCCGGAATAATCGGAATATCATTTTCTGCATGACAATCGCAGTTTGGTGACACATCGCATATAATCGAAATATGAAAATGCGGTCTTCCATCACATACTGCCTTGCTGTACTCTGCAATCTTGTAATTCAGCACATCATTAGAACTGCTGGAGCCCGGCTGTACCGCATCCTTCGGACAGACTCCGATACATCTTCCACATCCTACACATTTACTATGGTCAATGGATGCTTTCTTATTTGTAACAGTAACCCCTGTGTGGGCACAAACCTTCGTACAAGCTCCACATCCTACACATTTGTCCTGGTTTACATAAGGCTTTCCATCACTGTGCATTTCCATTTTTCCAGCTCTGGAACCACATCCCATACCGATATTTTTCAGCGCACCACCAAATCCTGTCGCTTCATGTCCCTTGAAATGAGTAAGGGAGATAAAAATATCTGCATCCATAACAGCCTGTCCTATTTTTGCTTCTTTTATGTATTCTCCGCCTTCCACCGGTACCAGTGCTTCATCGGTTCCTTTTAATCCGTCTGCTATGATAACATGACATCCCGTAGAAAAAGGCGAGAATCCATTTTCATACGCAGTATCCAGATGATCCAGCGCATTTTTTCTACTTCCTACATACAGCGTATTACAATCTGTCAAAAATGCTTTTCCGCCCAGTTCCTTTACAATATCCACTACTACTTTCGCATAGTTCGGTCGCAGGAACGCAAGATTTCCCAATTCTCCGAAATGTATTTTGATTGCTGCATAGTGGTCTTTAAAATCAATATCTTTGATTCCTGCTGTCAAGATTAGCCTTCTTAGCTTATCCGGAATATTTTCCGTATATGATGTCTTAAAATTTGTAAAATATACTTTTGATTTTTCCACGTAAAAAACTCCTTTCCATTTAAAAACAAGCTTCTGATATCCCTAGTATATCATTTTTCTCACAATTTCTTTACTATTTCTTCATAATTTCTTTTGACTTTTTTATTTTTCTTTTAGAAATTGTCCACACTTTGCACACATTTCTTTTTTATACTAAATACATCAAATGAAGTTGATGACAAAACAGCGCGCACCGTTGTCGACTTCGACAAAAAATAATTGTAACTGTTTTATTGCAACAGTTGCAAATTATCCTATAGATAGTTGGTGCCACCGCCCAAGATGTGGCACCCCATGAAACATTTCATAAATTTACTCCCCCCAAAGCGTTGTCACAAGACAACGCTTTCCTTCCTTTTAAGGGCCTTTTATTCTCCTGTATATCTTATGACTCCGTCAATAACAACAAATTTAAGTTTTGTATCAGAAACCATGGGATTTCCTTTTGCAATTACAAAGTCTGCATCCTTTCCAATCTCAATGGAACCGACTCGGTCTGATACCCCGATATGCTTTGCCGCATTAATCGTGATTGCCTTTAATGCATCGAATTCACTCATACCATCTTTTACCGCAAGCCCTGCGCACAATGGCAAGTATTGTTGTGGAATCACCGGCGAATCCGTAATGATTGATAC is a window from the Roseburia sp. 499 genome containing:
- a CDS encoding PH domain-containing protein encodes the protein MEFKQLHKKALYCMYVSTFITTLITLAVLTAILHFTSLFSKPFVPIAFVIILALSTINCLISPFFRYRRYRYAIDEECIYIREGFLWITETIVPLERLHKIAMSQGPIDRFFGLTKVVVTTAGGDADISFLGYETGQSITDSLKKKINTIALEENYGE
- a CDS encoding PH domain-containing protein, giving the protein MENNKMRCHFSIIFEKAGSFLVFWLILVANKIDDIIEVITAPDFSIKSIPYILPVCLGLTLLLLIILGYQFLVWRKTFIYLDGDTFVVERNTLNRQKSTFAISSLANINLEQNLLERLIGTYRLKLDTDSFSTADSTDVSIVLSASNATALKEELLTLMKKEPLSETVTVSGETENASPETITYASTKEVLSHCFFSIPTRLLFLTFAVIIGVPLYLYLNNISIRHFIIDDIAGSSGNLLAVFLLVITYGYSFAKQLLSFYHFRCFRQGNDIRIQYGFLKNQDFTIPLKRINAIQISQPPLSRLTGRMQAQLICIGVGDSETEKPQLTLCMKKEKFYTHMQELLPEFSTEAIQEIHKLPKGSATSYFISCLSLLLLFSVGYWGGTALFGTKVPGKMPLCICYGITVFLIILYQFLHYFSLGTEIEEKQLVIHSGSFRKEIWLIPYHKIQYVDLQQNPVSRLFQIAKGKVHILASLGNSTVSLPFTSLSKINELKEELLN
- a CDS encoding HD-GYP domain-containing protein — translated: MQEIGAEKIRQFYKMYKESLRRQDHYESILYFLYMKPEQKEKWFCLLKEKSAFQREAFQKNNVCIREVILPFVQEGEGHREFTDEIADTFLDEIMKMAYEVTFDSLLTVEVLKKLIPYYTQKSNIEKQILSYFCLGYFGGFINDPQIRQEVYQCYQKVVSYRNQYGEIKDPVVRRAILASLFNRTNWDTEDDKDYNAIHMSHLMEAYEFYEAEKNKGRFNQNFDIASMQAILVDEICTELLKPGSENVVGKVRDIEEKYYQKLREKKERLGASEYYNYWKHERKQGKITEKEYYEKLYEYYREEPWQEIKRGEGYQYNDNNMVRMMPLFLPELFEGGEKYQFPWNEKLKDDVTWYYTSFPIDGNKAYVDRLIVYEIMELLPHYEQKEAMELYERVLLIRQGSTEIHVRGVAKLAVEVAGKIIDRKPEYVVGVLGCKTPEEVKRRKREILSFFRLGALHHDRGKLLISTTINMQLRKLTDQEFETIKKHPQYGLNGGDSYESLKQYYNIILGHHKYYNGEGGYPVEFDNRKCKDKFAIDLITICDCIDAATDSLGRNYMSDKTVRMVLEEMNEEKGVRYSPEIVDFIWADENLIESLEYIVTEEREEAYYQLYHRFASEKNQGKEELLN
- the hydG gene encoding [FeFe] hydrogenase H-cluster radical SAM maturase HydG; protein product: MYNVMSPKAEEFIDNQEILDSLEYAEKNKNNRELIDQILEKAKKRKGLSHKEAMVLLDCELEDKNQEIYALAEQIKKDFYGNRIVMFAPLYLSNYCINGCEYCPYHAKNKHIARKKLTQEEIVKEVTALQDMGHKRLALEAGEDPVNNPIEYILECIHTIYGIKHKNGAIRRVNVNIAATTVENYRKLKEAGIGTYILFQETYNKESYEKLHPTGPKHDYAYHTEAMDRAMEGGIDDVGLGVLFGLNNYRYDFVGILMHAEHLEVYKGVGPHTISVPRVRRADDIDPDVFDNGISDETFQKIVACIRIAVPYTGMIISTRESQACREKVLHLGVSQISGGSKTSVGGYAEPEPEEENSAQFDVSDNRTLDEVVKWLMEMDYVPSFCTACYREGRTGDRFMTLLKSGQIVNCCHPNALMTLKEYLEDYASPETKAVGDKLIEKELDVITNPKVKEKVIEYLANIHNGERDFRF
- the hydE gene encoding [FeFe] hydrogenase H-cluster radical SAM maturase HydE: MILELIDKLEQQHCLAKEEWTMLIAGRNEEAAAYLFEKARYWQHKYFGNKVYTRGLIEFTNYCKNDCYYCGIRRSNGKAERYRLTKEQILECCATGYELGFRTFVLQGGEDGWFTQEKLEDIVRTIKESFPDCALTLSVGERSFESYQRLFEAGADRYLLRHETAEDVHYRKLHPPELSSENRKQCLRNLKEIGYQTGTGFMVGSPGQTPEQLAEDMMFIHELQPHMVGIGPFVPHHETPFAEEVGGTVELTLFMIGLLRLMQPKLLLPSTTALGTIDPLGREKGIQAGANVVMPNLSPTSVRKKYELYDNKICTGDEAAECRMCLNRRMESIGYELVTDRGDYPDEDS
- a CDS encoding DUF362 domain-containing protein, encoding MEKSKVYFTNFKTSYTENIPDKLRRLILTAGIKDIDFKDHYAAIKIHFGELGNLAFLRPNYAKVVVDIVKELGGKAFLTDCNTLYVGSRKNALDHLDTAYENGFSPFSTGCHVIIADGLKGTDEALVPVEGGEYIKEAKIGQAVMDADIFISLTHFKGHEATGFGGALKNIGMGCGSRAGKMEMHSDGKPYVNQDKCVGCGACTKVCAHTGVTVTNKKASIDHSKCVGCGRCIGVCPKDAVQPGSSSSNDVLNYKIAEYSKAVCDGRPHFHISIICDVSPNCDCHAENDIPIIPDVGMFASFDPVALDMACADACNRQPVIAGSVLSDNKEKTHDEHHDHFHVTHPDTNWKSCVEHAEKIGLGSREYELIEI